The proteins below are encoded in one region of Levilactobacillus namurensis:
- a CDS encoding helix-turn-helix domain-containing protein produces MAKKMYNMGVEATLDVISGKWKPQILCHLSMRPQRTCDLRNELPQISQKVLTQQLRELAADGIVDRQVAGDKAPFKVTYRLTEMGRSLGTVLVQMSVWGEHHVDELHQAGQLDVGIRNDHKGFERLLQPR; encoded by the coding sequence ATGGCAAAGAAGATGTATAACATGGGGGTCGAAGCGACCTTAGACGTGATCAGTGGGAAATGGAAACCGCAAATTCTTTGCCATCTGAGTATGCGGCCGCAACGGACCTGCGATTTGCGGAACGAACTCCCGCAGATCTCACAGAAGGTCTTGACGCAACAGTTACGGGAACTCGCCGCTGATGGCATCGTCGACCGCCAGGTGGCCGGAGACAAGGCGCCGTTTAAGGTGACCTACCGCCTGACCGAGATGGGACGTTCGCTAGGCACGGTCCTGGTACAGATGTCCGTCTGGGGCGAACACCACGTGGACGAGCTGCACCAGGCCGGCCAACTGGACGTTGGCATTCGCAATGACCATAAGGGGTTTGAACGGTTACTGCAACCCCGTTAG